The sequence TGAAATTGTGCAGGCGATGACCGGCATGCGCAATATTGTCTATCTGGATCATTTGGGCCTGGCTAATGACCGGCTGATCCTGGCACATTGTGTGTGGCTGGATGCAGAGGAACGACGGATATTGCGCGATCGTGGTGTACATGTCAGCCATTGTCCCGGCTCCAATCTGAAACTGGCTTCCGGGGTTGCGGATACACCAGGTATGCTGCACGAGCATATCAATTTAAGCCTTGGAGCGGATGGAGCACCTTGCAACAATAATCTGGATATGTTCAACGAGATGCGGTTGGCAGCAATTATTCAGAAGCCGCAACACGGGCCGACCACGATGGACGCCCGCAGTGTATTCCGGATGGCGACCATAGGCGGGGCGAGAGCGGTCGGGATGGAAGACAAGATTGGCAGTATTGAAGTAGGTAAAAAAGCCGATCTGGCTATTCTCAATCTGTATAACTTTCACACTTTTCCATCCTATGATGTAGATCCCATCTCCCGAATTGTCTATTCCGCTACTCGGGCTGATGTAGAGACGACGATTATTGACGGTGTAATTGTGATGGATAAAGGCCTTATGAAGACCGTTGATAAGGAGATTGTACTACATGAGGCCAATCGTTCTATAAAAAGACTGCTGCTGCACACTCCCCTGACGTAATTATTGACTAACGTTAATCTACGTGCGCTATAATTTACGTAGACAAATGCTGGGCTGTCGGGAGCCATCGCATTGTTATACACTTCGCCCGTGAGGACGATGAACGAGGGGTCTTTACCTGTGCTGAAAGAAGAACGGCAGCAACTTATTATGGGGATACTTGCTAAAGAGGGGAAATTGGTCGCAGCGGAGCTCGGTAGCCGCCTGCGCGTATCGGAAGATACGGTACGTCGTGATTTGCGGGAGATGGATTCCGGGGGGCGGCTACACCGGGTGCATGGTGGTGCTTTGCCGTCATCACCTACACTGGTCAGCTTCGGAGATCGGGAGCGACTCTCTGCTGAGGAGAAACGTTCGCTTGCCCAAAGCGCTATTGCGTTAATCCGCAGCGGTCAAGTCATTCTGATGGATGGCAGTACATCTTCGCTGCAGGTTGCAAGATTAATTCCACATAACATTACGGCAACGGTAATTACCAATAGTCCTCCAGTAGCTGTGTCGCTCGCGGTCCATCCCGGTATTGAAGTGGTTATGCTCGGTGGGAAATTATTTAAGGATTCCTTAGTCAATCTAGGTCCTTCCACGATTGAGGAACTGAAATATATTCGTGCAGATCTGTGTTTTCTAGGGGTGTACAGTATTCATCCTGAGATCGGCATCACTCTGCCGAATGGTGAGGAGGCTTATGTCAAACGAGCGATGATTGCTAACTCGTCAGAGATAGTCGCGCTGGTGACTTCTAATAAGCTTGGAACCTCTGCCCCCTTTGTTGTTGCGCCTGCTTCTATATTGACCTATATGGTGACTACGCCAGACGTTTCCGAAGAGGTGCTTGCTCCATATAGGAAGTTGGGTATCACTGTTATTCAGCATTGATCATCAAAAAAAACACCAGTAGATGGAAACAAAAAGATCCTAGCGACAATACGCTGAGGATCTTTTTGTATGTAGAAATAACATGCAATATCAATTATAAATATGCATGTATGATTAGGGTTATTTTTGATAAAGCAGTCAAGTATTGTTATACTAGGGAGATCTGATATTTTATGAGGTGAAAATATGAACAAGAAAAAATACGGGCCTGTAAGAGCTCCCTTCTATATTGTATTGGGTCTGCTGTGTTTGAAGCTGCTGCTGCTGAGATTCCTGTTCTTTGATATGATCGCCTGGGAATGGATTGGGGCGGAGATCGCACCAGTGCTCCTGTTGATGGGGATATTGGCTGTCATTACACCTGCCAGGATCAAAACGGCTGTCTACTGGATCTTTAATGGGGTGCTAACGCTATTGCTGTTCGCGGCAAGTGTCTATTACAATCATTTTGGTTCGGTGCCGACTTATCAGGCTTTGACAGAGCTTGACCAGGTATTTCAGGTGAAGGAGAGTGTGAAATCGACGATTCAAAGAATTGATTATTTGTTCTTCATTGATTTCGTAGCTCTTATCATTGTGCTTGCTGTACGCAGATGGAAACGAGGACCGGCCGTTTCACGTGAGCGATATATTTCACCGCGAGCGCGGAGAACCCATTTAATTGTCATTCTGGTGGCTATTATTGGGGGTTCCTCGCTCTCGGCATACACGATCCATGCTTCCCAAGGGATTACGAACGAGCTTGTGCAAGCGGAAAGCAGTGGATTTCTGAACTATGAGGTAGTGGCGGCGATTAGAGCCAATGAAGATAGAGGTTTGATAGGCACAGGGGATATTAAGGAAACGATAGCGAAGGTTAACGAACTTGAAGC comes from Paenibacillus sp. 19GGS1-52 and encodes:
- a CDS encoding DeoR/GlpR family DNA-binding transcription regulator, encoding MLKEERQQLIMGILAKEGKLVAAELGSRLRVSEDTVRRDLREMDSGGRLHRVHGGALPSSPTLVSFGDRERLSAEEKRSLAQSAIALIRSGQVILMDGSTSSLQVARLIPHNITATVITNSPPVAVSLAVHPGIEVVMLGGKLFKDSLVNLGPSTIEELKYIRADLCFLGVYSIHPEIGITLPNGEEAYVKRAMIANSSEIVALVTSNKLGTSAPFVVAPASILTYMVTTPDVSEEVLAPYRKLGITVIQH